TGACACAGTGCGGACACTTTCTTACATTTGAACTCGAAGATGCTGCTGCACTTGAAGCCGCACTTTTAGCAAAGGATATTTATATTGACCGCCGTGCCAATCGTTTGCGTTTCGGCTTTGGACTCTATCACACTCACGCCGATATTGATCGCCTGATTGAGCGATTGCAATCGTTATAGTTTTTACACCGTGCCTTGTGGCTTGCAGAATTTAGACCAGTTGCACTTCCACAGATTCTAACACTTTGGCAACACACTCAATCATTTCTTCGGTAAGTTCCGGATACATAGGCAGAGAGAGAAGTTGATGCATTTGCGAGGCAGCGACAGGGAAATCTTGCACGGTGTATCCAAAACGCTGATAGGCTTTCAGAAGCGGCAGCGGCGTTGGGTAGTGAATCCCTGTCTCCACGCCTTCTGCTTTGAGTCTTTCTATGACTTGCTCACGGTTTGCCACACGCACCACAAACAAGTGATAGACATGGCGCGAATATGCTGGTTCTTTTGGCAAGATGATCCCTAAGTTGGCAAGATACTTTTTGTAGAGTGCAGCATTGCGCCGACGCGCTTCAGTCCACTTTTCTAGATGCGGCAATTTGACGCTGAGCACCGCCGCTTGCAAGCCATCTAGACGGCTATTGCGTCCTTCAACCTCGTGTTCGTTTTTCCTTGGCTGTCCGTGATTTGCAATCAAGCGTGCTATGCGAGCAATTTCATCATCGTTTGTCACCATTGCGCCTGCATCGCCATAGGCACCTAAATTTTTCCAGGATAAAAGCTAAACGAGGCGCAGTTACCGAATGTGCCAGTCATTTTACCTTTGTAGGTTGCGCCGTGCGACTGCGCACAGTCTTCCATGACTTTGAGTTGGTGTTTTTGCGCAATTGCCATAATCTCGTCCATTTCTGCTGGCAAGCCATAGAGATGCACAGGCACAATCGCTTTGGTGCGCGGCGTAATTTTTTCTTCAATTTTGCTCGGGTCAATCGTGTAGTAGTCAGGTAGAATATCCACAAACACTGGTATTGCCCCAATGTTTGAGACCGCCTCAGAGGTGGAGATCCAAGAGTTTGCCGGTACAATCACTTCATCGCCTTGACCGATGCCCATGGCTTTAAGCAAAATCTCAAGTGAATCTGTACCATTAGCACAACTGATGCAGTGTTTTACACCAAGATATTGCGCAAACGCCTCTTCAAACGCTCTTGCATATTTGCCGCTGATAAATGCCGTCTCTGCAATCACATTTGCAATGGCTTGATCAATCTCGGCTTTGAGCGCATGGTACTGAGCTTTAAGATCAACAAATGGAATTTTCATTTTGAGTCTTTTTTTGGCACAATGCGTGCAATTCTACACGGTTCTTTCCACAAAACCAAAACCTTGCTTTGCACACCGATTGACTTCATGCTCGCCTTTTTCTTTTGCGCAAACACAGATTGGACGTATCTTTTATGTTTGTGTGCTTTTTGTTAAGAGTTCTTTTTTCGTGCTGAATACCTTAACACTATAACACAATCACCTACCATGTCTGTTATTCGTTTGGGGTTGGAGTGGTTTCTCAACCCAGATCACGCACCGTTTATGATTGCCGAAGAAAAAGGCTGGCTAAAAGAAGCAGGTCTTTCGCTTGAGCTTATTGAGCCTAAAGCACACCTTGATGCGATTGACGCTATTGAGCGTGGTGACCTTGATGTTGCGATTACAGAGCCAATTCATCTTGTGCTTGATGCTGCAAAGGGCAAGTCGATTGTTGGCTTTGCGCGCTTTTTGCACACGAACGGCGGTGTGATGTATTTGAAACATCGCGGCATTTTGCGTCCGCGCGATATGGTCGGCAAACGCGTGCAGTATCCGGGTGCACCCGGTCCCGGCGGTCTAGCTATTGTGCGCACTATGATTGAAGCGGATGGTGGACCTAAGGACGCACCGCTTACCGCAGTCAACAATAGTTTCTACCACACGGATGCGCTTGCAGAAGGCAAAGCCGATGTTGCTACGCTTGTGTTCTACAATTTTGAAATTATTGAAGCGCGTCATCGTGGCTTGGAAGCCGAATTCTTTGCGCTCAAAGATTGGGGCATTCCTGACTTTTGCCAACTGATTCTGATTACATCGCCACATCTTTTAGCTTCCCGAGAATCCGACATTCGTGCGCTGCTCAAAGTTTTAAGACACAGCATTGACTTTATTCATCAGCACCCTGACGAGACCAAGCTCATTTACCTTAGCCGTACGGGCACGGCACTTGATGATACACTCAGCAACGCCATTTATGATGCCACTGTCCCCTGTTTTACGTTTGACTTTA
This genomic interval from [Chlorobium] sp. 445 contains the following:
- a CDS encoding ABC transporter substrate-binding protein; protein product: MSVIRLGLEWFLNPDHAPFMIAEEKGWLKEAGLSLELIEPKAHLDAIDAIERGDLDVAITEPIHLVLDAAKGKSIVGFARFLHTNGGVMYLKHRGILRPRDMVGKRVQYPGAPGPGGLAIVRTMIEADGGPKDAPLTAVNNSFYHTDALAEGKADVATLVFYNFEIIEARHRGLEAEFFALKDWGIPDFCQLILITSPHLLASRESDIRALLKVLRHSIDFIHQHPDETKLIYLSRTGTALDDTLSNAIYDATVPCFTFDFTLSAEYLESLQAWLYRTGQIEKQPDVHTYWTNRLALGDVFTFAIP